One segment of Metallosphaera cuprina Ar-4 DNA contains the following:
- a CDS encoding STT3 domain-containing protein, with translation MAVKRDLLRKFNLIDTLALVGIASISILIRGLSANYPLSINGFDSWYLFYNAVLIAQAHGNWYAVPPDVHSWFPSGYFIELDNVIGLPLIAALLSLPFYSAFGENAVYTVVLFMDLALAGLGVVASYLAVEGLTKSRIGAILASLMIALSPALTYKNLIGGLPKTSWGGVFVLFSIYLLNLAIERRKPTYGAIASVPLFLAEISWGGYTYIDISLLAAAFLLILLNRNDEITAKSFTLMGVFTAFLTSLSPANIGFLSGTAHGLSLVFISLLLFADLYLKKLLSKQNLLRPLILTSIIVLIFVLAMDLLSALRVTPIPSRYYAIVDPFYQITVPIDKTVAEYIPQSITSMLLDFGVALFLSVIGMYYFIREGNLAGLWLLILGVASVYGTSEQPYLFNYTEYMIAPLAGVGIAYVITKLKQARIRVAPILLLAVVGISLVADAGSAIVASNTPNAIVTSASPYPIPNYAWISALDWLRTQTSPHAFVLSWWDYGYWIEVVGNKTVIDENNTLNGTQIKLMAEIFLNNESFAANVLERDFHVYPYGNPNYTIPTYVVAYDAVTIYKGYAFIGYPTNLGGQFLGYTSSLGDIGKAMGAMTVIAGYPIQDYINESLLNQTEVQIANEFSSDPTLAQQLVGLVGNSFSFAWTSRAYQSLIVNMFVEGLQVQGFPVIAPFTGSITQSGVNFGTPLPQVRMTYFQPAYISMYPLYQNGQYQVYIMVLVYQFVQPGVVS, from the coding sequence ATGGCAGTTAAGAGAGATCTGCTTAGAAAGTTCAATTTAATTGACACGTTAGCCTTAGTGGGAATAGCTTCCATATCTATCCTAATAAGGGGATTGAGCGCTAACTATCCGCTCTCAATTAACGGTTTCGACTCATGGTACCTTTTCTATAACGCAGTTCTCATAGCTCAAGCTCACGGGAATTGGTACGCGGTTCCGCCAGACGTTCACTCTTGGTTCCCGTCGGGATACTTCATTGAGTTAGATAACGTGATAGGTCTGCCTCTCATCGCGGCTTTGCTTTCTTTACCCTTTTACTCTGCTTTCGGAGAGAACGCCGTGTACACGGTAGTTCTATTCATGGACCTAGCGTTGGCCGGCCTAGGGGTGGTAGCTAGTTACCTAGCTGTGGAAGGGTTAACTAAGAGCAGGATAGGGGCCATATTAGCTTCACTAATGATAGCGTTATCTCCCGCCCTGACCTATAAGAACTTGATAGGAGGCCTTCCAAAGACCTCCTGGGGTGGGGTTTTCGTACTATTTTCAATTTATCTCTTAAATTTAGCAATAGAGAGGAGGAAGCCAACTTATGGGGCAATCGCGTCCGTACCTCTTTTCTTAGCTGAGATATCCTGGGGAGGTTACACTTACATTGACATAAGTCTCTTGGCGGCGGCCTTCCTTTTGATTCTCCTCAACAGGAACGACGAGATAACGGCTAAGTCCTTCACTTTGATGGGAGTGTTCACAGCGTTCTTGACCTCCCTATCCCCGGCTAACATAGGTTTCCTCTCTGGGACAGCTCACGGGCTCTCATTGGTCTTCATATCTCTCCTTCTCTTTGCAGACCTCTACCTGAAGAAGTTGTTAAGCAAACAAAACCTCTTGAGGCCCTTAATTCTAACCTCAATAATAGTCCTCATATTCGTCTTGGCAATGGACTTACTTTCAGCGCTGAGGGTAACGCCCATACCTTCAAGGTACTACGCTATAGTTGATCCCTTCTATCAGATTACCGTACCCATAGACAAGACTGTGGCGGAGTACATACCTCAGTCTATAACCTCCATGTTGTTAGATTTCGGGGTCGCTCTGTTCCTATCTGTGATTGGGATGTACTACTTCATAAGGGAGGGCAACCTGGCTGGGTTGTGGCTCCTTATTCTGGGCGTCGCGAGCGTCTACGGGACCTCAGAGCAACCTTATCTTTTCAACTACACTGAGTACATGATCGCGCCCTTAGCTGGGGTAGGCATAGCGTACGTGATCACGAAGCTTAAGCAGGCTAGGATAAGGGTAGCACCTATCCTGCTATTGGCGGTCGTCGGGATATCACTAGTTGCAGACGCGGGCTCCGCCATAGTCGCTAGCAACACACCTAACGCCATAGTCACTTCCGCGTCTCCCTATCCCATTCCCAACTACGCTTGGATCTCAGCTCTAGATTGGCTGAGGACCCAAACCTCCCCTCACGCCTTCGTGTTGAGCTGGTGGGACTACGGATATTGGATAGAAGTGGTTGGTAACAAGACGGTGATAGATGAGAACAACACGCTTAACGGAACTCAGATAAAGCTCATGGCTGAGATCTTCCTGAATAACGAAAGTTTCGCAGCTAACGTTTTGGAGAGGGACTTTCACGTCTACCCATACGGTAACCCCAACTACACGATACCTACCTACGTTGTGGCTTACGATGCGGTCACCATCTATAAAGGGTACGCCTTCATAGGCTATCCAACTAACTTAGGAGGCCAGTTCCTAGGTTACACCTCAAGCTTAGGGGACATAGGTAAGGCTATGGGCGCAATGACCGTTATAGCGGGTTACCCAATCCAGGATTACATAAACGAGAGCCTACTGAATCAAACTGAGGTTCAGATAGCCAACGAGTTCTCCTCAGACCCCACCTTAGCCCAGCAGCTGGTAGGCTTGGTTGGTAACTCCTTTTCGTTCGCGTGGACCAGCAGGGCTTATCAGTCGCTTATAGTTAACATGTTCGTTGAGGGCCTTCAAGTCCAGGGTTTCCCGGTGATCGCACCTTTCACAGGGAGCATAACTCAGAGCGGAGTGAACTTCGGTACACCCCTTCCTCAGGTTAGGATGACGTACTTCCAACCTGCCTACATATCCATGTATCCTTTGTACCAAAACGGGCAGTATCAGGTTTACATCATGGTTTTAGTCTATCAGTTCGTCCAACCTGGGGTAGTAAGTTAA
- a CDS encoding 50S ribosomal protein L44e, with protein sequence MKFPKLVKAYCPKCKTHTDHSVSIYKGGKRRTLSEGQRRYDRKNLGYGSTRKPEQKRYAKVTKKQVLTYKCQKCGYTIMKRGRRVKKLELVEVIK encoded by the coding sequence ATGAAGTTCCCCAAGCTAGTCAAGGCTTACTGCCCTAAGTGCAAGACGCACACGGATCATAGCGTTTCAATATATAAGGGAGGGAAGAGGAGGACCCTCTCTGAGGGACAGAGAAGGTACGACAGGAAAAACCTAGGTTACGGTAGCACGAGAAAGCCAGAACAGAAGAGGTACGCTAAGGTGACGAAGAAGCAGGTCTTAACTTACAAGTGTCAAAAGTGCGGCTACACCATAATGAAACGTGGTAGGAGAGTTAAGAAACTCGAGTTGGTTGAGGTGATCAAATGA
- a CDS encoding 30S ribosomal protein S27e, whose product MRKIRVLIPEPASRFVRVRCTNCNNEQVVFSNSTFPARCLSCGTQLVYPQGGKAKIVGETLRQLG is encoded by the coding sequence ATGAGGAAAATCAGGGTTCTAATCCCCGAACCCGCAAGTAGGTTCGTTAGAGTAAGGTGCACTAACTGCAACAACGAGCAGGTGGTCTTCTCTAACTCAACTTTCCCAGCGAGGTGTCTCTCCTGCGGTACGCAACTGGTCTACCCGCAGGGAGGGAAAGCAAAAATAGTCGGGGAGACATTAAGACAGCTAGGTTAA
- a CDS encoding translation initiation factor IF-2 subunit alpha: MIYNRYPLPREGEILIATVRKVFDYGSYVTLDEYGGLQAYLPWSEISTRWVKNIRDVVKEDRKVIVKVIRVDRRKGTVDVSLKKVNDDDRKKKNAQWKRLQKLDKILEIASQKLKRQEKEAWEQVAWKLEEKYGDAFEALQKASKEGENVLLEAGVPEIWIKPVLEEASKHGEEKKVKESKVVLLRTTDPNGIEKIKKVFDLDEEETKIFTIGAPRYRVEVSGTDVKAVAQKLEEVVQKILERAKNEGISAEVAK, from the coding sequence ATGATATACAACAGGTATCCCTTACCTAGGGAAGGTGAAATTTTAATAGCTACCGTAAGGAAGGTTTTCGATTACGGTAGCTACGTTACGTTAGACGAGTATGGAGGCTTGCAGGCTTACCTCCCTTGGAGCGAGATAAGCACCAGATGGGTTAAGAACATAAGGGATGTGGTGAAGGAGGATAGGAAGGTAATAGTTAAGGTAATAAGGGTCGACAGGAGAAAGGGCACGGTTGACGTCTCGTTAAAGAAGGTAAACGATGACGATAGGAAAAAGAAGAACGCTCAGTGGAAGAGGTTACAGAAGCTCGATAAGATCCTAGAGATCGCATCCCAGAAACTTAAGAGACAGGAAAAGGAGGCGTGGGAACAAGTGGCGTGGAAACTTGAGGAGAAGTACGGCGACGCCTTTGAGGCTTTGCAGAAGGCCTCTAAGGAGGGGGAGAACGTCCTACTTGAGGCTGGGGTTCCAGAGATCTGGATTAAACCCGTACTGGAGGAGGCCTCAAAGCACGGGGAGGAAAAGAAGGTGAAGGAAAGCAAAGTTGTCCTCCTTAGGACGACCGACCCTAACGGAATAGAGAAGATTAAGAAGGTCTTCGATCTGGACGAGGAGGAGACTAAGATATTTACTATAGGCGCCCCAAGGTATAGGGTTGAGGTTTCTGGAACTGACGTTAAGGCAGTGGCTCAGAAGTTAGAGGAGGTCGTTCAAAAGATATTGGAGAGGGCTAAGAACGAGGGGATAAGCGCGGAGGTGGCTAAATGA
- a CDS encoding RNA-protein complex protein Nop10, translating into MRLMRRCPEDGRYTLKQTCPRCGRQTLPAHPPRFSPVDRMVKYRIISRRGRAC; encoded by the coding sequence ATGAGGCTCATGAGGAGGTGTCCCGAAGACGGACGTTACACTCTTAAACAGACCTGCCCTAGGTGTGGTAGGCAGACCTTACCGGCTCATCCGCCCAGGTTCTCCCCAGTGGACAGGATGGTTAAATATAGGATAATTTCCAGGAGAGGTAGAGCGTGCTAA
- a CDS encoding ornithine cyclodeaminase family protein: MRVLTDQELVQALTPEKAVSAMREAFSLLFRGEVHSPQRTVMTFGEDWWGVMPCRTKYLFTVKVVAVIPGNKSRGLPAVNGSVLAMSPDTAEPIAILPGATLTAIRTAATSVLSTELAFGRKVDVLGVIGAGQEAEFHIRIARGYLSTSRILVSARRSHLELSKRLEVEAVDLDSLLKESDVIFATTSSSSPVVKGSLLKEGFHVVSIGAHTPEARELDDETGKRARTFIVDSLQAVSSESGDYIQMSESGVLKARVLELGEVVERDLKVERPSIFKSVGVSVQDNLASYYAIKNAI; this comes from the coding sequence ATGAGAGTCTTAACTGATCAGGAGCTAGTCCAAGCCTTAACTCCAGAGAAGGCGGTCTCAGCCATGAGAGAGGCTTTCTCCCTACTCTTCAGAGGGGAGGTACACTCGCCTCAAAGGACCGTCATGACATTTGGCGAAGATTGGTGGGGGGTAATGCCTTGTAGAACTAAGTATCTCTTCACAGTTAAGGTTGTGGCGGTGATTCCAGGAAATAAGAGCAGGGGGTTACCAGCTGTGAACGGGTCGGTTTTGGCCATGTCGCCGGACACCGCTGAACCCATAGCGATTCTACCAGGTGCGACCCTCACTGCAATAAGAACTGCAGCGACTTCAGTGCTCTCCACTGAGTTAGCCTTCGGGAGGAAAGTGGACGTTCTAGGGGTGATAGGAGCTGGGCAAGAGGCTGAGTTTCACATTAGGATAGCGAGGGGTTACCTCTCTACCTCAAGGATCCTGGTCTCGGCTAGGAGGAGTCACTTAGAGCTGTCCAAGAGGTTGGAAGTTGAGGCAGTTGATCTGGACTCGCTACTTAAGGAGTCGGACGTAATTTTCGCCACCACCTCCTCTAGCTCGCCTGTAGTGAAGGGGAGTTTGCTCAAGGAGGGCTTCCACGTAGTGAGCATAGGGGCTCACACCCCTGAGGCTAGAGAGCTGGACGATGAGACCGGGAAGAGGGCGAGGACCTTCATCGTTGATTCTCTCCAGGCCGTCTCCTCCGAGAGCGGGGATTACATACAAATGAGCGAAAGTGGGGTCCTCAAGGCTAGAGTCCTTGAGTTAGGCGAGGTCGTAGAACGTGATTTAAAGGTCGAGAGGCCTTCAATTTTCAAATCCGTAGGCGTCTCCGTGCAGGATAACTTAGCTTCATATTACGCAATAAAGAACGCGATCTGA
- a CDS encoding protein kinase domain-containing protein: MSQRLLAKWSTSLKIVGAIEAITIAFLSLSKDSPQTLLYTPLTFLTLLSLGSVLKHSLKTYGLIVSVSTVFLFSETMGDLSMNVNQLNVKALASILASVLLIIISFLLYFHKGTWKTFVVSSLLYLLLVFPLIWIAFFGFENYVHPILNLWASIENSPSFPTYASISLLGLIAFLMLSYSPGVKPFQSFRSVGLTYPSIILIYSASALLNQELSLNLTTMFPSNVTITFPPLLWLAVISLISIPLSLSSLKDRPLVLGLSLASASFAASALIFILSKLVFTSGYDYVIPLLLTSSGGSVIPRGITDPDKVKSRLISVLKQGNYGSARRYVNFLNSIGVTPTELVCQLSREGNCEASLWLASSYKVEYDSCGDLKALVNCILATGKFPRDVSQLLVALERRDRLTAEKLAGLVLAKTNDERTREMARRLISTRKVEERVDLPSLSNWDPSLWINRELYGYQVRSFVGKGGTAYVFLTERGGAKYAMKIPLLTASSNAERTRLSKSTFTDLAGESSKLQEISAKTDDMVTLYGIFVDRTTIKEILSGNLELYLKSPPAMVMEYMEGGDAESILSNQNVFHSAQWERIVAFILLKVANALSVVHSEGYVHLDVKTKNVFFTSNPGSTGGEVLQSLLTGRVKVKLGDLGASRRVGGTIDQYTPEYCPVDQVEAMLNRGGASPKMDVFSLGATGYKLLTGRALNPVNVINLMDKAVEDYVEKRDYKQTLAQASLNYQRFYMTLSLKDVNQDLAKLIKEMVNPDPTRRPSAHQVVSALSSTLR; this comes from the coding sequence ATGAGTCAGAGACTTTTAGCCAAATGGTCGACTTCACTTAAAATAGTAGGCGCTATAGAGGCGATAACTATAGCCTTCTTAAGCTTGTCAAAGGACTCGCCTCAGACTCTCCTCTACACCCCTCTTACGTTCCTTACTCTCCTATCTTTGGGTTCCGTGCTTAAACATAGCTTAAAGACCTACGGGCTCATCGTTTCAGTCTCTACAGTTTTCCTTTTTTCCGAAACGATGGGAGACCTTTCAATGAATGTGAACCAATTGAACGTGAAAGCCCTAGCCTCGATACTAGCCTCAGTTTTACTTATCATTATCTCGTTTCTGCTCTACTTTCACAAGGGTACGTGGAAAACTTTCGTAGTGAGTTCCCTACTTTACCTTCTGCTGGTCTTCCCTTTAATTTGGATTGCCTTCTTTGGATTTGAAAATTACGTTCACCCCATTTTAAATCTCTGGGCGTCTATAGAAAATTCGCCGTCGTTCCCCACCTACGCCTCAATATCGCTCCTAGGACTGATCGCGTTCCTCATGTTGAGCTACTCCCCTGGAGTGAAACCGTTCCAAAGCTTCAGATCAGTAGGATTAACTTATCCCTCCATAATTCTAATTTATTCTGCCTCAGCTCTTCTCAATCAGGAGCTCTCTTTAAACTTGACAACCATGTTCCCGTCAAACGTAACAATCACGTTCCCACCGCTCCTTTGGCTTGCCGTAATATCATTGATTTCCATTCCCCTTTCTCTATCTAGCTTAAAGGACAGACCCCTAGTCCTAGGTCTGAGCTTGGCCTCTGCATCTTTCGCAGCGAGCGCGCTCATCTTCATATTGAGCAAACTTGTCTTCACGTCTGGATACGACTACGTCATTCCCCTCCTTCTCACGTCCTCAGGCGGATCTGTAATACCCAGGGGTATAACCGACCCAGATAAGGTTAAATCGCGCCTGATCTCTGTCCTAAAACAAGGTAACTACGGCAGCGCTAGAAGGTATGTAAATTTTCTCAATTCGATAGGCGTAACCCCGACTGAACTGGTCTGTCAGCTCTCAAGGGAAGGCAATTGCGAGGCCTCTTTATGGCTTGCATCAAGCTATAAGGTTGAATACGACTCGTGCGGAGACCTAAAGGCGTTAGTTAACTGTATCTTGGCAACAGGTAAATTTCCTCGCGACGTGAGCCAGTTGCTCGTAGCGCTCGAAAGGAGGGATAGACTTACCGCTGAGAAGCTAGCGGGTCTAGTCCTGGCCAAGACGAACGACGAGAGAACCAGGGAGATGGCTAGAAGGTTAATATCAACGCGGAAAGTTGAAGAGAGGGTCGATTTGCCTTCCCTTTCAAATTGGGACCCTTCGCTTTGGATCAACAGGGAGCTATACGGTTATCAAGTGAGGTCCTTCGTTGGAAAGGGAGGTACTGCTTACGTATTTTTGACAGAGAGAGGGGGAGCGAAATACGCGATGAAGATCCCGTTACTTACAGCTTCATCTAACGCGGAGAGGACTAGATTGAGCAAGTCGACTTTCACTGATCTAGCTGGAGAGTCATCCAAGCTTCAGGAGATTTCAGCTAAGACGGACGACATGGTGACCCTTTACGGTATATTCGTTGACAGGACAACGATCAAAGAGATCCTGTCCGGAAACCTTGAGCTTTACCTTAAGTCCCCACCTGCGATGGTAATGGAGTACATGGAGGGAGGAGATGCCGAGTCCATTTTGAGCAATCAGAACGTGTTCCACTCAGCTCAATGGGAGAGAATAGTGGCGTTCATACTTTTGAAGGTGGCTAATGCGCTGAGCGTTGTTCACTCAGAAGGGTACGTTCATCTAGACGTTAAAACTAAGAACGTGTTCTTCACCTCTAACCCTGGAAGTACGGGCGGTGAGGTGTTGCAGAGCTTGTTGACAGGAAGGGTTAAAGTGAAACTGGGTGACTTAGGGGCGTCTAGGAGAGTAGGTGGAACCATAGATCAGTACACGCCAGAGTATTGCCCCGTGGATCAAGTGGAGGCAATGTTAAACCGTGGCGGCGCTAGCCCAAAGATGGATGTGTTCTCCCTGGGGGCTACGGGATATAAACTGCTCACTGGAAGGGCCCTTAACCCAGTGAACGTGATCAACCTGATGGATAAGGCGGTGGAGGATTACGTGGAGAAGAGGGATTACAAGCAAACGTTAGCGCAGGCTTCACTAAACTATCAGAGGTTCTACATGACGTTAAGCCTTAAAGATGTAAACCAAGATCTAGCTAAACTAATCAAGGAAATGGTTAACCCTGACCCAACTAGAAGGCCCTCAGCCCACCAAGTGGTATCTGCGCTGAGTTCAACGTTGAGGTGA